A portion of the Blautia hansenii DSM 20583 genome contains these proteins:
- a CDS encoding ABC transporter substrate-binding protein, whose protein sequence is MEQKTKKWLVAGILTVAVAIGVGTCYSNTSDKSDKEKKEAVKDEDNKNVKEAKGISQDEMPYYPLTIKTKGPDGKEYETVYEKQPEKVVAVYQGNVETMLALGLEDKIAAVAGIEQPVLEEYQESFSKLKNLEEFTPSKETITAEEPDMIFSWVSYFEESTLGEPQEWLDQNVNVYINTNTASEKDTLENEYKDIKNIGKIFQVEEKAEKLVKSMKDKIKKIRKKVEKMETKPSVLILEKGTDGFINYGADSLAGDMVNQIGGTLAQEESRVLTAEEVAEANPDVLFITYTPYLDDDEELIKEEKMDLFLQDDTFAEMKVVKSNRVIPVMLNEIFASGVRTADGVETLAEGILYNDLSI, encoded by the coding sequence ATGGAACAGAAGACAAAGAAGTGGCTTGTTGCAGGCATTCTTACTGTTGCTGTGGCCATTGGTGTAGGAACCTGTTATAGTAACACCTCTGATAAAAGTGACAAGGAAAAGAAAGAGGCTGTTAAAGATGAAGATAATAAAAATGTAAAGGAAGCCAAAGGAATATCCCAGGATGAAATGCCTTATTATCCTTTAACAATAAAAACAAAAGGACCGGACGGCAAGGAATATGAAACTGTTTATGAAAAACAGCCGGAAAAGGTAGTGGCAGTCTATCAGGGAAATGTGGAAACGATGTTAGCCCTTGGATTGGAAGATAAAATTGCAGCGGTAGCAGGGATAGAACAACCGGTTTTAGAAGAATATCAGGAGTCCTTTAGCAAATTGAAAAATCTGGAGGAATTTACGCCTTCCAAAGAAACTATTACTGCAGAAGAACCGGATATGATTTTTTCATGGGTTTCTTATTTTGAGGAAAGTACGCTGGGAGAACCACAGGAATGGCTGGACCAGAATGTGAATGTATATATCAATACGAATACCGCGTCTGAAAAAGATACTTTGGAAAATGAATATAAAGACATTAAAAATATAGGGAAAATCTTTCAAGTAGAAGAGAAAGCAGAGAAACTGGTAAAATCTATGAAAGATAAGATAAAAAAAATCCGGAAAAAAGTTGAGAAAATGGAAACAAAGCCCTCTGTTTTGATTTTGGAAAAGGGAACAGATGGGTTTATCAATTACGGTGCGGACAGCCTTGCCGGAGATATGGTAAATCAGATTGGCGGGACGCTTGCACAAGAGGAAAGTAGAGTGCTGACAGCAGAGGAAGTTGCTGAAGCAAATCCGGATGTATTGTTTATTACCTATACTCCATATTTGGATGATGATGAAGAACTGATAAAAGAAGAAAAAATGGATTTATTTTTACAGGATGATACATTTGCAGAAATGAAGGTAGTGAAAAGTAACAGAGTGATACCTGTTATGTTAAATGAAATCTTTGCCAGCGGTGTTCGCACAGCAGATGGTGTGGAAACTCTTGCCGAGGGGATTTTGTATAATGATTTGTCTATTTGA
- a CDS encoding ABC-ATPase domain-containing protein, with amino-acid sequence MFTSQELKQQLSSINRKSYPAYKSLKGIYKFNHFLLSIDHVQGDPFASPSHLSIQVPAKIAGFPEFCISTRAVRIAVQDYLLRKFSQQLSIYNFKAKGSGKSGSISTTICGQEILERTACEMNSDFVTVRFTVGFPANGRTINAFELEKILFDFLPSCVEKSLLYKNLSHKTIENVVFLAEDQEFLRQELKKHHLVAFVANNSILPRESGISQKPMKDAVPFQSPVSLEMEFHLPHRGTLKGMAIPQGITLIAGGGYHGKSTLLTALETGVYNHISGDGREFVLTDASAMKLRAEDGRFIKDVDISLFINDLPNKKDTHCFSTLDASGSTSQAAGIVEGMEAGSTLFLLDEDTSATNFMVRDAFMQQVISRDEEPITPFLERAPQLFSKAGISTVLVAGSSGAFFHIADTIIQMDHYQALDITEKVKKLCSDYPLPPSSVPEFYMPVSNRIMSSTKKSTYKDFKMKCHGKDSFSIGKDTIDLRYVEQIADKEQTAALGELLRYAQEYLIDGKRTVSEIISILQNNMEKNGFSNFFSNAYIPCGMAVPRIQEIFSCFNRYRRP; translated from the coding sequence ATGTTTACTTCACAAGAACTTAAACAACAACTTTCTTCCATAAACCGAAAAAGTTACCCTGCCTACAAAAGTTTGAAAGGCATTTACAAATTCAATCATTTTCTTCTTTCTATAGACCATGTACAGGGAGATCCCTTTGCCTCTCCTTCACATTTAAGTATTCAAGTTCCTGCAAAGATTGCCGGATTCCCCGAATTCTGTATTTCTACACGAGCTGTACGCATTGCCGTACAGGATTATCTTTTACGAAAATTCTCTCAGCAGCTCTCCATTTATAATTTTAAAGCAAAAGGTTCCGGAAAAAGCGGCTCTATTTCTACTACAATCTGTGGACAGGAAATTTTAGAACGCACAGCTTGTGAAATGAATTCTGATTTTGTTACTGTCCGTTTTACCGTAGGATTTCCTGCCAACGGAAGAACCATCAATGCTTTTGAATTAGAAAAAATTCTCTTTGACTTTCTTCCTTCTTGTGTAGAAAAGTCACTGCTTTATAAAAACCTTTCTCATAAAACCATTGAAAATGTCGTCTTCCTTGCCGAAGACCAGGAATTCTTGAGACAAGAATTAAAAAAACACCATCTTGTTGCCTTTGTTGCAAATAACTCCATTCTTCCAAGAGAAAGCGGTATTTCTCAAAAACCAATGAAAGATGCTGTTCCATTTCAATCTCCTGTTTCTTTAGAAATGGAATTTCACCTTCCTCACAGAGGCACTCTAAAAGGAATGGCAATCCCCCAAGGTATTACTTTAATCGCAGGGGGCGGTTACCATGGAAAATCTACTCTTTTAACAGCCCTTGAAACCGGTGTATACAATCATATCTCCGGAGATGGCAGAGAATTTGTTCTTACAGATGCTTCCGCCATGAAACTTCGTGCAGAGGATGGACGTTTTATAAAAGATGTAGACATATCACTGTTTATCAATGATTTGCCGAACAAAAAAGATACCCATTGTTTTTCCACTTTGGATGCCAGCGGCAGCACTTCTCAGGCAGCAGGAATTGTAGAAGGTATGGAAGCCGGAAGCACCCTGTTTCTACTGGATGAAGATACTTCCGCTACAAACTTCATGGTACGTGATGCTTTCATGCAGCAGGTAATCAGCCGTGATGAAGAACCTATCACTCCATTTTTAGAACGTGCTCCGCAGTTGTTTTCAAAAGCAGGTATTTCTACTGTATTGGTAGCCGGCAGTTCAGGTGCTTTCTTCCATATTGCAGATACGATTATTCAAATGGATCATTATCAAGCTCTGGATATCACAGAAAAAGTCAAAAAACTTTGTTCTGACTATCCGCTGCCTCCCTCATCTGTTCCTGAATTTTATATGCCTGTCTCCAATCGCATTATGAGCAGCACAAAAAAATCTACTTATAAAGATTTTAAAATGAAATGTCATGGAAAAGACAGCTTTTCAATAGGAAAAGATACGATTGATTTAAGATATGTCGAACAGATTGCAGATAAAGAGCAGACGGCTGCTTTAGGAGAACTATTAAGATATGCACAAGAATATCTGATTGACGGAAAACGTACAGTTTCTGAAATTATATCTATTTTACAAAACAACATGGAAAAAAACGGTTTTTCTAACTTTTTCAGCAATGCCTATATCCCCTGTGGCATGGCAGTGCCACGTATTCAGGAAATCTTTTCCTGTTTTAATCGCTATCGAAGACCATAA
- a CDS encoding sensor histidine kinase → MTLTILLFFTFFIEAIILWQYASSLFLPSHSVRIRWILLSTLYTMLFLLSLFRQTKLNIICFFIANTIFLYTQFKLKLLFALFHSAILTTIMGLSELAVLGITLKFSPYFLTDKGVGLIFYAVFSKLFFFAIIYLLAHLFKGKNTNQRPYYHSELFLMLIPILSVFIMYTFLFIGENAAIAPPVNFMVTACAIFLLLINLLVFGLNQYLQKKYNDFIDMQLLLQKESDSVEYYEMLLSQNENQRILIHDIKKHLLSIKLLNEQNCSEKIDIYIQQLMKSSDLRETVRICDNEMLNAILCRYQRQCNDKHIAFHADIRSNTLQHIYQHDITSLFCNLMDNAVEAAENIPESFIELTVQKKENSNFIVIIVINSCQSAPLYNQNGFPISRKVNKERHGFGIKSINKIVQQYQGNLEMYYDITSGTFHTLITLKTLK, encoded by the coding sequence ATGACCCTTACTATTTTGCTTTTTTTTACTTTTTTTATAGAAGCCATTATTTTATGGCAATACGCATCTAGTCTTTTTCTTCCATCTCATTCTGTCAGAATAAGATGGATTTTATTAAGTACCCTTTATACAATGTTATTTCTTCTATCTTTGTTTAGGCAAACAAAACTTAATATTATTTGTTTTTTTATAGCAAACACGATTTTTCTTTACACACAATTTAAGCTCAAATTGCTGTTTGCATTATTTCATTCCGCTATCCTTACCACAATTATGGGACTGTCCGAGCTTGCTGTTCTGGGGATTACGTTAAAATTTTCTCCTTACTTCCTAACAGATAAAGGTGTCGGACTTATTTTTTATGCAGTTTTTAGCAAATTATTCTTCTTTGCAATTATTTATCTTTTAGCTCATTTGTTCAAAGGAAAAAATACAAACCAAAGACCGTACTACCACTCCGAACTTTTTTTGATGTTAATACCAATTTTAAGCGTTTTTATTATGTATACCTTTCTTTTCATCGGCGAAAATGCAGCGATTGCTCCACCTGTTAATTTTATGGTAACAGCTTGTGCTATTTTTCTGCTCCTGATTAATCTTCTGGTATTTGGACTCAATCAGTATCTTCAAAAAAAGTACAACGACTTTATTGACATGCAGCTATTACTCCAAAAAGAATCTGACTCTGTTGAATATTACGAAATGTTACTTTCACAAAATGAAAATCAACGTATTCTAATTCACGATATCAAAAAACATCTTTTATCAATTAAACTACTCAATGAACAGAATTGTTCAGAAAAAATAGATATCTATATTCAACAGCTTATGAAATCTTCTGATTTAAGAGAGACTGTGCGAATTTGTGATAATGAAATGCTAAACGCTATTCTCTGTCGTTATCAGCGGCAGTGCAATGACAAACATATCGCATTTCATGCTGACATCAGAAGCAACACTCTCCAACATATCTATCAACACGATATAACATCATTATTTTGTAACTTAATGGATAATGCAGTGGAGGCAGCAGAAAATATCCCTGAGTCTTTTATTGAACTCACCGTACAAAAAAAGGAAAATTCCAATTTTATTGTTATAATAGTTATTAACTCCTGCCAAAGCGCCCCCTTATATAATCAAAATGGATTTCCCATTTCACGTAAAGTAAATAAAGAACGACATGGTTTTGGCATTAAAAGCATTAATAAAATCGTACAACAGTATCAGGGGAATTTAGAAATGTACTACGATATTACTTCCGGTACTTTCCATACACTTATAACCTTAAAAACTTTAAAATAA
- a CDS encoding LytR/AlgR family response regulator transcription factor, with protein sequence MRILICDDDVLIIEQLQKLITYYFESNHLKCPELVSFTDGESLLADKGEKDIVFLDIEMPGMNGIFVGNELKKANKNTIIFVVTSYSEYLDEAMRFHVFRYLSKPLDRQRFFRNMKDALAYYNTMTAKIPIDTKEGVYTLPTSQIVFIEAHGRKVTVHTVQRDFESIHNMNYWLEHLPKNCFFQTHRSFIVNFEHITDFDHSTIRLTNMQTMAYLTRRKYSSFKNAYLIFLESTR encoded by the coding sequence ATGCGTATTTTAATTTGTGACGATGATGTTCTGATAATCGAACAATTACAAAAACTTATTACATACTACTTCGAATCAAACCATCTAAAATGTCCTGAATTAGTTTCTTTTACAGACGGTGAGTCTTTATTAGCTGATAAAGGCGAAAAAGATATTGTTTTTCTGGATATTGAAATGCCCGGCATGAATGGAATTTTTGTTGGTAATGAATTAAAAAAAGCAAATAAAAACACCATAATTTTTGTTGTCACCTCTTATTCGGAATATCTGGACGAAGCAATGCGTTTTCATGTATTTCGTTATCTTTCCAAACCTTTGGACAGACAAAGGTTTTTCCGAAACATGAAAGATGCTCTGGCTTATTATAATACCATGACCGCTAAAATCCCTATTGACACCAAAGAAGGGGTATATACGCTTCCCACTTCTCAGATTGTCTTCATAGAAGCACACGGACGAAAAGTAACTGTACATACTGTTCAGCGAGATTTTGAATCCATACATAATATGAATTACTGGCTGGAACACCTTCCTAAGAACTGTTTTTTTCAGACACACCGTAGTTTTATCGTTAATTTTGAACACATAACTGACTTTGATCATTCCACTATACGTTTGACAAATATGCAAACTATGGCTTATCTGACACGTAGAAAATACAGCTCTTTCAAAAATGCTTATCTTATATTTCTTGAAAGTACGAGGTAG
- a CDS encoding ATP-binding cassette domain-containing protein yields the protein MDTEATIVVENLDKRFKNQSVLKNVNVKFSKGNIYGIIGRNGSGKTILLKCICGFLRPTAGTVSVNNKIVGQDIDFPQKLGFIIETPGFLMNYSGYKNLKYLASIQKNIDDEGIKESMSLVGLDSADKKHVGKYSLGMRQRLGIAQAIMEKPDILILDEPMNGLDKNGVQEMRELFLQMKSEGKLILLTSHNHEDIEVLCDEVYEMEDGILTKKQGAVG from the coding sequence ATGGATACAGAAGCAACGATAGTAGTAGAAAATCTTGATAAGCGATTTAAAAATCAGTCGGTATTAAAGAATGTAAATGTAAAATTTTCTAAAGGAAATATTTATGGAATTATTGGAAGAAATGGTTCGGGAAAAACGATTTTATTGAAATGTATTTGTGGTTTTTTGAGACCAACAGCAGGTACTGTTTCTGTGAATAATAAAATTGTCGGACAAGATATTGATTTTCCTCAGAAACTGGGGTTTATTATTGAAACACCGGGATTTCTGATGAATTATTCCGGATATAAAAATTTGAAATATTTGGCTTCTATACAGAAAAATATAGATGATGAAGGAATTAAAGAGTCTATGTCATTGGTTGGTTTAGATTCAGCGGATAAAAAACATGTAGGTAAATATTCTCTCGGAATGCGCCAACGTTTAGGGATAGCACAGGCGATTATGGAAAAACCGGATATTCTGATTTTAGACGAGCCAATGAACGGCTTAGATAAGAACGGAGTGCAGGAAATGAGGGAACTGTTTTTACAGATGAAATCGGAGGGGAAATTAATTCTTTTGACAAGTCATAATCATGAAGATATAGAAGTATTGTGTGATGAAGTTTACGAAATGGAAGATGGTATACTTACAAAAAAACAAGGGGCAGTCGGCTAA
- the asnA gene encoding aspartate--ammonia ligase has product MGTVIIPKDYHSCLSRYETQEAIGAIKNLMQKKLCMALKLKRVTAPLFVDPAMGLNDDLNGVERPVNFDIPDAGTTAQVVHSLAKWKRMALYHYDFHVGKGLLTDMNAIRRDEELDNLHSIYVDQWDWEKIITREDRTLDYLKNTVQRIVGTICNALDEIKYQYEDLNTELCRDVAFITSQELEDLYPSLTPKEREQAYTKEHKTVCIMQIGDVLASGEKHDGRAPDYDDWKLNCDILFWHEPLQCALEISSMGIRVDEKSLDEQLKKAGCDERRNLPFHKMLLNGELPLTIGGGIGQSRICMLFLGKVHVGEVQASIWDEETLTACKKAGIEIL; this is encoded by the coding sequence ATGGGAACAGTAATCATACCGAAAGACTATCATTCATGCTTATCTAGATACGAAACACAGGAAGCAATTGGGGCAATTAAAAATCTTATGCAGAAAAAGCTGTGTATGGCATTAAAATTGAAAAGGGTAACAGCACCTTTATTTGTTGATCCGGCTATGGGGTTAAATGATGACTTAAATGGTGTTGAGCGTCCGGTAAATTTTGATATTCCTGACGCAGGAACTACAGCGCAGGTTGTTCATTCTCTGGCAAAATGGAAACGTATGGCGCTTTATCATTATGATTTTCATGTGGGAAAAGGGCTTTTAACTGATATGAACGCAATTCGTAGAGATGAAGAACTGGATAATCTTCATTCTATTTATGTTGACCAGTGGGACTGGGAAAAAATCATTACAAGAGAAGACCGTACTTTAGATTATTTAAAAAATACAGTTCAGCGTATTGTAGGTACAATTTGTAATGCATTGGATGAAATTAAATATCAATATGAAGATTTGAATACAGAGCTTTGCCGAGATGTGGCATTTATAACTTCTCAGGAATTAGAAGATTTATATCCGTCTCTGACACCAAAGGAAAGGGAGCAGGCATATACAAAAGAGCATAAAACAGTATGTATTATGCAGATTGGCGATGTGCTGGCATCAGGAGAAAAGCATGACGGCAGGGCTCCGGATTATGATGACTGGAAGTTAAATTGTGACATCTTATTCTGGCATGAACCTCTTCAGTGTGCTTTGGAAATTTCTTCCATGGGTATTCGTGTAGATGAAAAATCTTTGGATGAACAATTAAAGAAAGCAGGCTGCGATGAGAGAAGAAATCTTCCATTCCATAAGATGCTTTTAAATGGGGAATTACCTCTTACTATAGGCGGTGGTATCGGTCAATCCAGAATTTGTATGCTGTTTTTGGGAAAAGTACATGTAGGTGAGGTTCAGGCATCTATTTGGGATGAAGAAACTTTAACTGCCTGTAAAAAAGCAGGAATAGAGATTTTATAG
- a CDS encoding DUF6034 family protein — translation MKKRVCFVTVLLCLSMVGCSANENKENMSETTDKKISIEESNETGQVDIKGTITEHVTANTKMEIPEKTFATYSTELKTFDKEKLASLFWPESSKEEIYIEEYEDKSLAMTFQDETVALGTGSIMYRKSDDIRYLSDIAFYGEEENLLEEKDLAFMTAEQAVQNVEAFLFELDLGVDFGEKKVFALKKEDMSGIQDMMKADEHLGGFYESGKFQERTFDTEDELYFIKYTFSFDGLPILGAEDPDIRMTGGMERGELAWPVEATVLFSNSGICEINLQGILSELEKQSENKEVIQFDEIEKALVKKFGDVILSQEYNLSKIWLEYFPKIKEDSFEEVELIPVWCCVFDINGEKVDYALRFHAFTGEEIS, via the coding sequence ATGAAAAAGCGAGTATGTTTCGTTACTGTTTTGCTTTGTTTGAGTATGGTAGGGTGCTCTGCAAATGAAAATAAAGAAAACATGTCAGAAACGACAGATAAGAAAATAAGCATAGAAGAAAGCAACGAGACGGGACAGGTCGATATTAAAGGTACGATTACAGAACATGTAACTGCAAATACAAAAATGGAAATTCCTGAAAAAACATTTGCTACTTATAGCACCGAACTTAAAACATTTGATAAAGAAAAGCTTGCCTCTCTTTTTTGGCCGGAAAGCAGTAAAGAGGAAATTTATATAGAAGAATATGAGGATAAATCATTAGCAATGACTTTTCAAGATGAAACCGTGGCATTAGGAACGGGGTCAATTATGTATCGCAAAAGTGATGATATAAGATATTTGTCAGATATTGCTTTTTACGGCGAAGAAGAGAACCTTCTGGAAGAAAAGGATTTGGCGTTTATGACAGCAGAACAGGCTGTACAGAATGTGGAAGCATTTTTATTCGAGTTGGATTTAGGGGTGGATTTTGGAGAGAAAAAAGTTTTTGCATTGAAAAAAGAGGATATGTCCGGCATACAGGATATGATGAAGGCTGATGAACATTTAGGAGGCTTTTATGAGTCAGGTAAATTTCAAGAGCGTACATTTGATACAGAGGATGAACTCTATTTTATAAAATATACATTTAGTTTTGACGGACTGCCGATTTTAGGAGCAGAAGATCCGGATATTCGAATGACAGGAGGTATGGAGCGAGGAGAGCTTGCTTGGCCCGTGGAAGCCACAGTTTTATTTTCAAATTCCGGTATATGCGAAATAAATTTGCAGGGGATATTGAGTGAATTAGAGAAACAATCAGAAAATAAGGAAGTTATTCAGTTCGATGAAATAGAAAAGGCATTAGTCAAAAAATTCGGAGATGTTATCTTATCTCAAGAATATAATCTATCAAAAATTTGGTTGGAGTATTTTCCAAAAATAAAAGAAGACTCTTTTGAAGAAGTGGAATTAATTCCGGTGTGGTGCTGCGTATTTGATATCAATGGTGAGAAAGTGGACTATGCACTTCGATTTCATGCGTTTACGGGGGAAGAAATATCGTGA
- a CDS encoding metal-dependent transcriptional regulator, with amino-acid sequence MKIQESAENYLETILVISKRKPQVRSIDIANELSFSKPSVSVAMKNLRLNGYINVNQEGYITLTESGLAIAEKIYERHELLSTWLIKLGVAPETASEDACRMEHVISTESFLAIKQHTQSMAEKHKKEI; translated from the coding sequence ATGAAAATACAGGAATCTGCCGAAAACTATTTGGAAACCATTCTCGTTATCAGTAAACGTAAGCCTCAGGTTCGTTCTATTGATATCGCAAATGAATTATCCTTTTCCAAACCAAGTGTCAGCGTTGCCATGAAAAATCTCCGACTAAACGGATACATAAATGTTAATCAGGAAGGCTATATCACCCTAACCGAGTCCGGGCTTGCTATTGCAGAAAAAATATATGAGCGCCACGAGCTTTTAAGTACATGGCTGATAAAACTGGGCGTAGCTCCTGAAACAGCTTCTGAAGATGCCTGTCGTATGGAACATGTCATCAGTACAGAAAGCTTTCTTGCAATTAAACAACATACACAAAGCATGGCAGAAAAACATAAAAAAGAGATTTAG